The Equus asinus isolate D_3611 breed Donkey chromosome 14, EquAss-T2T_v2, whole genome shotgun sequence genomic sequence GACGACCCCCACGCAGGACTCCCCCAGCTCGGCAAGAGGCTGCCTCAGTTTGATGATGATGCAGACACCGGTGAGgcagtggaggaggaaagaggggcCGGGGAGACAGGCTGAAGGAAGGGGGAAGGGTCTGCCCAGGTCAGGGTTGTGGAAGGACATCGAGCTGGGGGCAAATGACCCAGGAACTCCTCGGGCTCTGCCAGGGACTGGCTCCTGTGACTGCGAGCCAGCCGCTTGCCCCTtgctatgcctcagtttcctctcatGTATGTAGAATAAAGAAGATGGAGCAGATGAGCTCTAAGAtcctttccagctctgacatCAAAGCTCTGGTTTAAGGAGTTTGGAGATATAGGAAGGCTGGGATTGGAGAagggggggagggaaggggaaaggatGGTAGAGAGAGGCCGACTCAGAAGCCAGATGAGTATGTGGGCAGGGAATGGACACGTGGGGATTGGGAAGGACAGGACAGAGAAAGATGGTGTCTTTCTTGGCACATGCCAAGTGACTGATTGCTGTTAACctctaggaaagaaaaagaagaaaactcgaGGTGATCATTTTAAACTTCGTTTCCGAAAAAACTTTCAGGCCTTGCTGGAGGAGCAGGTGAGAGACGAGCTGGCTGGGGAGGACCCCAAAGGGAAGGGATGAGCCCGCAGAGGTCCTGTCTTTGGCGGGTGTCTGCTACCTGGGTGAGCGGAGGCATCATGGGGCCTGCCCTGTTGTCTCTGCAGAACCTGAGCGTGGCCGAGGGCCCCAACTACCTGACAGCCTGTGCAGGGCCCCCATCCCGTCCCCAGCGTCCCTTCTGTGCTGTCTGCGGCTTCCCCTCCCCTTACACGTGTGTCAGCTGTGGCGCCCGGTACTGCACTGTGCGCTGTCTGGGCACCCACCAGGAGACCAGGTGAGCTTGGAACCTCCCCTGGGTCCACACCCTCTCGCTCCTAGCCCCACAGCCTCCcaaacccctctcctcctcctgggctTCCTCTGCCTGCAGGTGCCTGAAGTGGACTGTGTGAGCCTGAGCATCCTCAGAGGAAGGCCCTGCGTGCGTGACCCCGGCTTCGGAGAGGGCCTCAGCAAAAGGAGAGGTGCTCCTCCTGGACCAAGAGAGGAGCCGTTCACTTGCCCAACCAAGCAAGTCTTATCCTTTAGGGAAGACTAGTCTCACTCCCGGGGACTGTGGCAGGGAAGTGGGCCGAGCCCTCACGGTGCTGTTGTAATAAAAGGTCTCATGCAAGGAGGAGCCACCTGTCTGGTCACATGATGTTTTGGGGGCAATGGGCCGCTTGTCTCTCCTACTCACTGCTCTGTGTCTTGTCCTCCTACCTGTCAATCACTGCTCCCACCGTCTGCCTCCCTTGGGCCCTGACCGTGACAGAGTTTGTCCCATTCTCCTGCCATCCCCACGTCTCTGCATGTCTTGGCTGCTGCTTTATGTCACCTTTTTGGTTATTGatttagttatttgtttttgctttttgtttctctagttCCTCTGAGCATCTTTAGGGTACAGCCAGGTCCCAGGACTGGTGACAGGGAAGTGGAGTGAGGGTTGGGGACAGGGATGCAGAATGATCCTTCGTCCTCTGGTACTTAACCAGACAGGAGAGCTCAGCCTTGTCCTTGGTGCTGCCTGGCTGAAGGAGGACTTGTCCGTAGGAAGCTCTCGTTATCAGGGGCCATGGTACCTGAGCAGCAGAGAAGCCCCGGAAATTTCTGGGCAGCATGGGGGAAGTGGCGGTATGGAGGCTCCTGATCTTGGTGGCCCTGGATGCTGCAGCTCTTGTGTGGTGCTGGAGCCCCTTCCATCCACGCCTTCTCTAAGGGGATTGCAAGCTGTAAGCTCGGAAGCTCCTTGGAGCTGCTGTCATTGGGCCAGTACCATGTTGAGCAGATGACCTCAAGAAGATATTAATGAGATGCAGCCAAGTCAGGGTTAGGAACCTCTTCGGCTCTCTCCCCACCTTTGGGGactttcttggggctggcccaaatgTTTCCCCCGTCTTCCTGAGGAACTGCTTGCCCTCTCTCTGGAGACGTGCGGTGGGGCAAGTAGTGTTGGTGACAGCTTCGTGTTGAGTAGTGGTGAGGACAGGGTTAAGAGACAGTCCTAAGTGTGATGGTTTTAAAGATGGCTGTAAATTTTTTGACCATCCTTCCATCAAAAGTTCCCCTTCCCCTGGGATCTGGGCAGCCTTATGACTGCTTCGACCAGTAGGCAGTGGCAGAAGTGAGAGCACGTGACATTTAAGGCTAGGTCGTAAAAGGCAGCGCAGCTTCTGCCTGGTCCTGAGAACACTTGCTTTTGGTGCTCTCAGCCACGTGAGAAACCCACCATCCAGAAGCCGCCACACTGTGAGGCAGCCCCAGCTGCAGGGGGAGGCCACGTGCAGGTGCCCCTGTCCACAGGCCCAGCTGAGCCAGGCCTTCAAGCCATCCTGGCCCAGGCTCCCATCATGGGAGTGGAGATGCTGCCTAACGATTCCAGCCCCAGGCATCAAGTCACCCTCAGCCATCTGCGGCTCCCTCGCTGTGTCCTCAACATGCCAGAGCAGACACAAGCCATCTCTGCCGGGCCCTGCCTAGATTCCTGACCTGCAGGGCCGTGCGCTTAGTAAGATGCTCCTGCCCTGAGTCTTGGGATGCTTCATTACGCAGCAGTAGGCCCTGCGACATCAGGAAGCCAGTTTGCTGGCTGCTAAGCCAGGGCCTAGGTTTACGATGTCTCTGTCTCAGAAAGGAAACTTCCTTGGCCCCTGACCTTTCTACCTTCCTCTCCACCAAGAAGTATGCTCAAGAAGGAAACTAGAAGACAAGACTACTTCTTGGCTGAGAAACACCGTCTGTGCTTCGCTGATCACCTGCGTCGAATTCCTGTCAGATTTCCACTGAGTCAGCACAGCCTCTGTGGTTTGTTTCCTAAGTTCACTGACTTTGTTTCATATTTTGTTGTTATCAAAAGAATCAcgtaggggccggctctgtggctaagttcacacgctccgctttgatggcccagggtttcgccggttcggatcctgggcgcaaacatggcaccgctcatcaggccacgttgaggcggcgtcccaaatgccacaactataggacccacaactaaaatatacaactatgtaccggggggctttggggagaaaaaggaaaaataaaatcttaaaaaaaaaaagcatcacatAGGTTCTGCTCGGTGTAAGATTTGTCTCCTGGGTGACACGCTCGGCCTTCCCCAACTGACCTCGATAGGACAGAGCCAGACTCCAAGGGCCTCCCGTTGCCCCGAGACTGACAGGCTTCATAAGTCACCCGTTGACGTTTTCCAGGAAGGATCTCCAGACCCCCATTTAAAACCATAACTCCTCAAGGAAAGCCTTGACCAATTTCTGCCAGCTTCCTGTGTAATCATGGAGACTTGGTCCCCACCCCACTTGGACACCCAGGTCTCTGGGAAATCTACACTGTGCCCAAAGCTGCCAGAGGCTAGACCTAGTGTGATGGGGCAGCACAGCCCCGTCCTGGGTCCATAGCAGGCAGGAGAGGTTCATGCTAGGACCTGGAAGCCTGGGGGGGTGGGGCTCCCGCCTGAAGACCTCAATGGGCATTGAACTGAATAGCCTGAAGACCTCAATGGGCATTAAATTGAATAGCTGTGAATTAGTTTGGAGAGCCAGGAATTCTGGAACACAGGCCGGTGATGTCTTCAGTCTTGGACAAATCGTGGTCCCAGTCCTTACAAACTGTGCAGCTCACTTCCCCTCCCTGACTCTCTCAGGGCCCCCTCCCAGCATCGTGAGGACCACATGAAGCTGCGCCTGGCCCAGTGCCTGCGTCTGGTAAGTCCTCAGTGAGCGACAGCTGTTGACCTCATTGCCCAGGACCTAGAGCAGTTTGTTGTCGAGCTTTTTCACGCCAGTTCCCTCAGAGACCGGAGTCCTCCTCCCAGCACCTTGCCCCTGTGTGGTAACCAGCTGTTTGCATTCCTGTTTGCCCCCAGCTTGTGAGTGCCTCAAGGGCAGGCACCATGTCTTGGTGTTCTAGCTTctagcaaagaagaaaataaaaagggtgAGTGTGTCAATAGCCCTTTATGGCCACGTGACCACACATGACAGACAAAGAAATGGGAGCATAACCAAGTGACCATATGAAGGCACGTACTTCAATGCTCGAAGTGAATCCTGGCTCAGGTTAGTTTTCCAGAAAGGGGGAGAGGTGAGCAGAGGCAGGCTGGAAAGGGGGCAGTGCTGCAGGTGGGCAGAGGGACAAGTTGGGTTGGAGATGCCTGGGGGGGCGTCAGGAGTTGTAGTTGACTTTTGTCCCTCACCGTGGGGGACATAGGCATCCCTGCAGAGCTTTCCCGCCTTTCAGAATTGTGTGACACTTTTTAAGGAGTGTGTCTCATTTTGGAGAGAGAAACCACCATCGGTGTGCTAACGAAGTGGGTTACACCAAGGGCCCGCCATGAAACACGCTTCCCGCACTCTCCTGCAGTCCCTTCCACGTGGACTTTGGACTTGGCCATGGGACATCCATAAACTGTACGAAAGCAGAGTGTCAGGCAGGGTAGGATATACAGATTTTTGCAGACCTGGCCATGGACCCTTTATGTAGAGAACAGTTCAAAAAACACAGTGTTTCTTGGTGGAGCCCAGTAGGTGGGCCCTGATGGGAGGGTGTGTCCAGGGCCAGTGAGCAGTGCAGTGTGCTGGGAGAGGACCATTGTATGGCGGAGGGGTAAGAAATGGGGGtagaaaggtggggtggggccaGGCAGTGTGTCAAAGTCTCAATTGTCTTgggctttttttctcctccagtaGAGGAATGTGGAAGGGACTAGAAAGATGGAATGAGATGCCCAATTAGGGGAATCCTGTGACAAATCAGGGCAGGAAAGGATGAGGGCCTGATCCAGGACCAGgcagtggagaaggcagagaaggaggtgGATGTGAAAAACACTGTGGAGGGAAGAGTGGTCAGATTTGGCAGCTGAGGGGAAGTGGAAATGAAGGGtggagaaatgaaaggagaagccAGAGATGATTGAGATTGTCAGCCTGCGACTGAGAGGTTGGCAATGCTGGTAACAGGAATGACAGGAACTGTGGCTTTGGGGGAAAGTGAGGAATTTGATGAATTTATCCAGCCTGGTGAGAAGACACCAGGGGGTACATGTACTTCTGAAGCTTGGGAGAGAGAGCTCAGTTAGAAAGCCGAGTTAGGGGTCTCTACGTCCCAGGGGAGAGTCAGCGCTGGTGGACGGATGGCCTGAAAGAGAACGGCGAGGGCACTGAGGTCAGAAGCCAGGCCGCCCCCAAGTGACATGTCAGCATAGGCAACGCTGCAACAGACAGGAACCAGGATAGGGCCCGAGTCGCCTCCTTCCATTGGACATCTGGCTTCTTTTCTTGTGGCCTCATTTTCCTGTCTCATGTGGGTACCAGCTCTGCTCAGTGCCCACTGGGCATGTGCCAAGCCTGCCCATGAtccagtgccatgtctgagctgGGCAACATCCAGTCACACACACCTCACCGATATGCAAGCCTCTGTGAACAGAACTTCAGAGCCTTTTCTGGAAGCTACTGAACCTTCCCCAGAAAAATCTACATGCATCAGACCCGGCTGATTTGACACAGTTTCAAAGGACTTGTCAATTTCTAATGCCGGCTCTCTGGTAAAGAAACCGCTCTAGACCAACTGTCTCCTTGCACAGCGGTGAGAAAGGTCAGGAATAAAGGAGTGACTTGTTATGATCTCAGGCTGGCCAGGGACTATCTGCTATTTTCAGTTTCCCAGAGCTGAGTCTTGCCGGATCTGCTCCTGGATGACTCTTATCAGTAATTAAAAGAGAGCCACACTCTTGAAGTCCCTCGCCTCCTCTCTTGCTGGATAAGACAGTTCAAAGGCAGCGGAGACATGTGACAGTCTGGGGTCCAAGACTTGACATGGCCCTGGGCGCCGCCCCAGCCACCCTTGCTTGGCCAGCCCCTTTATGACGCCCTCAACCCCTGGACGGTtcacaatacaaatttatttatgtatgtatttatatagaaTACAAACAATCGGGGACAGCTCGGCCCCCTTAACCACCCAGAGCCTAGACTCAGAAGAAAAAGAGGGGTCCGACCTTAGGAGTCCGAGGTGAGTTCTCAGGAGACGGGTTCTTGGCCAAACGCAGGAGGCGTGTCCGGGGCTGAGCTCCCATAGGAGAGACGGGACCCGCGGTGCGGCCACAGCTGGGCCTGGCTTCCGAGCACGGGGCGGGCCCTGGGGCGCGGTCTGCCCCTGAGGTTGTTACAAGGAGCGTGGGCCGGTGCCTGCGGCCCGGGTTCCGGGGACCCCTCTCCGCTGGGGGCAGTGGGAAGGGAATGGGGTCCACAGGCCGGGCCTCCTACACGTAAGCGTTTTTCCCGTATTTGCCAAAGCTGCTGTCTTCTTCATCCGCGGCCGTGGGGGACAGGCGGGCAGCGAGGCTGGCGGAGCGCAGCGCGGAGGCCTTGTAGGGAGGCCGggccctggaggggagggggcctaGTCAGAGGGAGGGGCGGCCCTCGCGtgtcccccgcccccgccgctccgccctcCCTTACCTGGCGGCGGGGTCCTCATCGGGGGCGCAGCAGCAGTGAGCGCAGAGGCAGGAGCCGCCCAGGATGGAGAGCAGCGAGGCGCTCCAGCCCAGGTAGAGGGCGGGGCCCAGCTCGTACCTGGGGACACGGACGGCCATGGGGCAGCGCTAGCTCGGGGACCGGGCCGAGTCCCACCCACCGCCCCCAAGGGTGAGGCTCCCACACTCACTTGGTTCCTTGATACGAGGGGTTGAAGAAGTCCCGGGTGATGTTGAAGGCGTACCAGGAGATGGCCACCATGCCGCAGAcacctgggggagggagaggaggcccgAACCAGCGCCCTCGGCCCGGCGGAGGGAGGGGCAGCCCAGAAGCAGGACGCAGGGCAGCAAGTCCCAGGGCGAGTTTCCTTCGATCCCTTTCTTTGCCCCTCCCCGGCTCATGACCCTCTGTTTCCTAGGGTCCACTGTAAGCTTCCTGACCCAGCACCCAGGACCCAACCGCAGCCCACCCTTCTCGTCTAGTCTCCCACATTCTGCTCCTCAGCTCCCCTCCCCTATCTTTATCCCTGACCTGCCTTGTTCATTCCTACCTCTAGCGCCTTGATAACTTAAAATCCACCCCATGGGAGTCCCACCCATCTTCCAAAGCCCAAGCAGTCTtcccggccccccacccccaccctgcctgaCCTGATGCCTCTTCCTTTGGCCGCCCAAAGCCCTCAGAGCCTGCGACAGGCCTTTGCCACTCAGTGCATGAAGGCCTGAAGCCAGCCAGACCCCTGGACTGCAGGACCAGCCTCGCTACTCGCTGGGGACTTGTCCTCCAGTAAGCCACCTGACCTTTCTGAGCCCGTTTCCACATCTGGAGAATGGGACAAGACCCACCCCACCTCGATATGAGGTGACGTGTGCAGAAACGTTTTAGCAAATTGAAAAGGGATGGCAAGCCACGTGGTACTGTTATTGCGtgcagtgtgcatgtgtgtgtgtgcatcctgACTCCTGTCTTCCCAGCCAGGCTGTGAGCTCTGGAGACACTCACGCTCACCTTTGGAGTCCCTCCCACACCTCGCTTACGCCTGGCTCCTAGTGGGCGCTCAAGAAACATTGCTGATGGGCTGATTTGTAGCCAAAGGATTTGGTGAACGTGGGTGAGGCTGATGtaagcagggagagagggagagctgaGCCTGGGAGGCAAGTGTCAATGCAAAGGGGAAAGTGAGACAAGTGCCAGGAGTGGGGAGCTGGAGATGACAGAGAACCCCGGGGTCTGttgccccccaaccccccaccacAACACAGGGCCCACCATCACCTTCCCCCAATTACCAGCCAGTATGTGTAGGGCTCCTGCGGTGGCCGCCAGCTTGGCTTTCCTGGAGAGCTCAATGCTGCCAATGTTTGTGCAGCGCAGCCCCAGCATGCCCAGGAAGAGGCCCAGGAAGCCCAGGAGGATGCCGGTGATCATGAGCGCCCGGCAGGCCTGGATGTaccctggggaggtggggtgcaGCCATTGGTCCCTgatccagcccctccccctccatctcccctctccctccacagcAGAGTGAGCCCCTTCCAGCCCCTGCTCAGGCCTCAGCCCCTAAAAGCCCTCCAGTCCTCTCCTTCCGCTTGGGGCTCCATCCAGCCTACAGGCTGAGGGGTCACACCCCTCTCCTTCCCAGAAGCTAGTCAGTCCCAAGGAGGCTCAGCCCCTCCCGCCCCACCCCTGTGAGCCCAGCGCACTTCACCTCTACCTCCACCTGTTACAGGGCTTCTCCGTGGCACTACTGACCCGCCGGCTGGATGACGCTTTGTTCTGGGGGCCGTcccgtgcattgtaggatgtttagcagcatccttggcctctacccactagaagTCAGTAGCGATCCCCCCAGGCGGGACAATCTAAATGTCTAGACATCGTCAAccccctgggggcaaaatccCCCGTGTGAGAACCACTCCTCTGTTAGATGGTGACCACACTCTGCCGTGTATCACAGAGACTGCCCCTGagctcctcctgccccttccccacaccctgcctcctctccaggtGCCACTGAGTGCCTAGCAGAGTGCCAAGCATCCTGAATTAAGCTTCCTCCTTGGAATGACCAATAGGGGGCAGCAGTGGCCTATGGGTCACTGGGTTGAGGGCAGTTTCTGATCCAGGAGGTGGGATACCTGGGCCCAGGACCAATCCAAGTCAGTCTAGCTCATGTGctttcagtgcctcagtttcccctttctcAAAGCTGGAGGCTggctcccttccccctcctctttgATAGTTGCCAAGTACTCCCAAGGACCTTGCACCCCTTTCCCGGGTGGGGCAGTGCCGTTGGTGCTGAAGGGGAAAGGCTGGGTCCCTGCCAGGAGGATGTGAAGTGGCCCGGAGTTGGGGGGTAGATAGGAGGGGGGACAAAGTTCTCTGGGAGCCCTTTTTCACTGCCAGCCACTCCCTCCAGATTTCCCGCCTCTCCCCCCTGCTGCATATCCTTCCCCACCCATCCATCCGCCCACCTGCACCTGGGCAGACCCCCTCCGAAACCCCAGGTGGTTCCGGCAGACAAAGGGCAATTATTAACAG encodes the following:
- the ZNHIT1 gene encoding zinc finger HIT domain-containing protein 1, which produces MVEKKTSVRSQDPGQRRVLDRAARQRRINRQLEALENDNFQDDPHAGLPQLGKRLPQFDDDADTGKKKKKTRGDHFKLRFRKNFQALLEEQNLSVAEGPNYLTACAGPPSRPQRPFCAVCGFPSPYTCVSCGARYCTVRCLGTHQETRCLKWTV
- the CLDN15 gene encoding claudin-15 — encoded protein: MSVAVETFGFFMAALGLLMLGVTLPNSYWRVSTVHGNVITTNTIFENLWYSCATDSLGVYNCWEFPSMLALSGYIQACRALMITGILLGFLGLFLGMLGLRCTNIGSIELSRKAKLAATAGALHILAGVCGMVAISWYAFNITRDFFNPSYQGTKYELGPALYLGWSASLLSILGGSCLCAHCCCAPDEDPAARARPPYKASALRSASLAARLSPTAADEEDSSFGKYGKNAYV